A region of Thermodesulfobacteriota bacterium DNA encodes the following proteins:
- the aroC gene encoding chorismate synthase, whose product MTFRTAGETHGPALVTVVEGLPAGLPVRAGDIDRELRRRQVGYGRGDRMLIEKDSAEILSGVRFGKTLGGPVALMIRNLDWPNWLDKMAQDGEGEGIEPLDTARPGHADLAGALKYDHRDVRNVLERASARETAARVMAGALAKRLLGELGVAIVGHVLSIGKFRVPAEASGNPEAAAKAESSPLRMSDPATEAEACRWIDGLKDAGTTAGGVVEVIATGVPPGLGSCVAWDRRLDGRLGQALMSIHAIKGVEIGGGYDLAALPGGEAHDEVFPGPSQRNRLFGGRTLPFHRETNRAGGLEGGMTNGEPVVARVAMKPIPTQSEPLRTVTVWSWEPSSAHRERSDVCAVPAASVVAEAMVAIVLADAFLEKFGGDALRDLLYNYSHYLERICGK is encoded by the coding sequence ATGACGTTTCGGACCGCGGGCGAGACTCACGGCCCCGCGCTGGTGACGGTCGTCGAGGGGCTGCCGGCCGGACTTCCGGTCCGCGCGGGGGACATCGACCGGGAGCTGCGCCGGAGGCAGGTCGGGTACGGGCGCGGGGACCGGATGCTGATCGAGAAGGACTCCGCGGAGATCCTCTCCGGCGTCCGCTTCGGGAAGACGCTGGGCGGGCCGGTGGCGCTGATGATCCGGAACCTCGACTGGCCCAACTGGCTGGACAAGATGGCGCAGGACGGCGAAGGCGAGGGGATCGAGCCGCTGGACACGGCCCGTCCCGGGCATGCGGATCTCGCCGGGGCGCTGAAATACGACCACCGGGACGTCCGCAACGTCCTGGAGCGCGCAAGCGCCCGGGAAACCGCGGCGCGGGTGATGGCCGGGGCGCTGGCGAAACGGCTGCTCGGCGAGCTCGGGGTCGCGATCGTCGGCCACGTGCTTTCCATCGGAAAGTTCCGCGTGCCGGCGGAAGCGAGCGGGAACCCGGAGGCCGCCGCGAAGGCGGAGTCGAGCCCGCTGCGGATGTCGGATCCCGCGACCGAAGCGGAAGCCTGCCGCTGGATCGACGGCCTGAAGGATGCCGGCACCACCGCCGGAGGGGTCGTGGAAGTGATCGCCACGGGCGTCCCTCCGGGACTCGGTTCCTGCGTCGCGTGGGACCGACGGCTGGACGGGCGGCTCGGCCAGGCCTTGATGAGCATCCACGCGATCAAGGGGGTGGAGATCGGCGGCGGTTACGACCTTGCGGCGCTGCCCGGGGGCGAGGCGCACGACGAGGTGTTTCCCGGCCCTTCGCAGCGCAACCGTCTCTTCGGCGGCCGTACCCTGCCGTTCCACCGCGAGACGAACCGGGCGGGAGGATTGGAAGGAGGGATGACGAACGGGGAGCCGGTCGTGGCGCGCGTCGCGATGAAGCCGATCCCCACGCAATCCGAGCCGCTGCGCACCGTGACCGTGTGGAGCTGGGAGCCCTCGTCCGCCCACCGGGAGCGGAGCGATGTCTGCGCCGTTCCCGCGGCCTCCGTGGTCGCGGAGGCGATGGTCGCCATCGTCCTTGCGGACGCATTCCTGGAGAAATTCGGGGGAGATGCGTTGCGGGATCTCCTCTATAATTATTCGCATTACCTGGAACGCATCTGCGGGAAATGA